Proteins encoded in a region of the Perognathus longimembris pacificus isolate PPM17 chromosome 11, ASM2315922v1, whole genome shotgun sequence genome:
- the Gramd2b gene encoding GRAM domain-containing protein 2B, with protein sequence MTELQQEVEDTKPARVLGKREGRAAPAHSEAENGVEDKKKVCRSPTVQSPAPSVEAESPDQKKSIYLRSKSSFEGATVSGDKNEYKTENKNDSKTERKKSSSSSQYKANMHFHKLFLEVPTEEPLRQSFTCALQKEILYQGKLFVSENWICFHSKVFGKDTKITIPAFSVTLIKKTKTALLVPNALIIATVTERYIFVSLLSRDSTYKLLRSVCGHLDNSSVGNSPNPSSPENSFREDRPSSLPLDFNDEFSDLDGVVEQRRQDMEGYSSSGSQTPESENSRDFHVTDSQTVLNVTKGEAKSPRADTHLTRVPDGKAKNLPIHGQSETTGILPKVKSEKCPAVQHILIFYAIVVCALIISTFYMRYRINTLEEQLGSLASIVDTHSTARPVSSTVGSEVQLNVDVLCQELTANIVTLEKIQNNLQKLLKNGD encoded by the exons CTCTGAGGCTGAGAATGGTGTGGAGGACAAAAAGAAAGTTTGCAGGTCGCCAACAGTCCAGTCACCTGCCCCGTCTGTGGAAGCCGAATCTCCAGACCAGAAAAAGAGCATCTACCTGCG GTCAAAATCCAGTTTTGAAGGTGCCACTGTATCAGGTGACAAGAATgaatataaaacagaaaacaaaaatgactcTAAGACTGAAAGGAAAAAGTCGTCATCTTCCAGCCAG TACAAGGCGAACATGCACTTTCACAAGTTGTTCCTTGAAGTCCCAACTGAGGAGCCTCTGAGACAAA GCTTTACGTGTGCCCTGCAGAAAGAAATACTGTATCAAGGAAAGCTCTTTGTATCAGAGAACTGGATTTGTTTTCATTCCAAGGTCTTTGGGAAAGACACTAAG ATCACGATTCCGGCTTTCTCAGTAACTCtaataaagaaaaccaaaactgcTCTTCTGGTGCCAAATGCTCTGATCATAGCCACAGTTACCGAAAGG tacataTTCGTCTCCTTACTCTCCAGAGATTCAACATACAAACTTCTCAGATCTGTGTGTGGACACTTAGAT AATTCGAGTGTTGGTAACAGTCCCAACCCATCTTCTCCTGAAAACAGCTTCCGGGAAGACCGCCCTTCGTCTTTGCCTCTG GACTTCAATGATGAATTCTCCGACCTGGATGGAGTGGTTGAACAAAGAAGGCAGGACATGGAAGGATACAGCAGTTCGGGTTCTCAGACTCCGGAATCAGAGAACTCCCGAG ACTTCCACGTAACAGACTCCCAGACCGTTCTGAATGTCACCAAAGGGGAAGCAAAGTCTCCTCGGGCCGACACCCATTTGACCAGAGTGCCTGATGGGAAAGCCAAGAACCTTCCCATACATG GTCAGTCAGAAACAACTGGAATCTTACCTAAAGTCAAGTCTGAGAAATGTCCAGCTGTTCAACATATTCTTATATTCTATGCAATCGT TGTCTGTGCACTTATCATATCGACCTTCTACATGAGATACAGAATTAACACTCTGGAGGAGCAGCTGGGCTCCCTGGCCTCCATTGTGGACACCCACAGTACTGC GCGCCCTGTGTCATCCACCGTGGGATCTGAAGTACAGTTAAACGTGGATGTCCTCTGCCAGGAGCTCACAGCCAACATAGTGACTCTAGAAAAG attcaAAACAACTTACAAAAGCTGCTTAAGAATGGTGACTGA